From Garra rufa chromosome 19, GarRuf1.0, whole genome shotgun sequence, the proteins below share one genomic window:
- the ehmt1b gene encoding histone-lysine N-methyltransferase EHMT1 isoform X1: MASMKTEPSSLANGNSGKRETMKSEGTKESRSDQEEGGDEDHSNGQADPLREATELNGTYENTDTKRTEQNLSAQGSPARSSTMENGLSETEPPHGSTVGSNGYILNKQQEDTVSAPHRTNWSPVGGSTLGHGTNKSSPPSASTLRPPDQGSSNSAASPTERRAETETKNGIVSNTPPPTIHRARKTMSRPASNQILKLLNRENKEPVVVKDDSLSKPEAVQPQPSLIQNQLPQSQTDVTSVLNTTPAKPQTVEPRPVSPSVAAVSRKKKRKMGTYSLVPKKKNKVLKQRTVLEMFQRMSQSQANPQQAKEAVHVNGERMENESDEEESEEGEDTEEDEELGREDIAKASQEGSKIASGSQPLEEEQESEESPEGEGEEEGNESDLSSESSLKKKWKKKVKGDHAWLRPSRKRKRKLKAKTEGLSGMESQSQSESQSSPSAPSDNRKEYKEVPLDSLNLAAQEALLTSPSTAVSGSVVSTDADMVQELPLCSCRMEMPKSREILTLADRKCMATESIDGQLSRCQSAVLKHEMMRPSNSVQLLVLCEDHRTGMVKHQCCPGCGFFCRAGVFMECQPEVNISHRFHRACASVLNGQSFCPHCGEEVSKAKEVTIAKADTTSTVPLTHGPCTPSTSEGKADTTTGGSTRLSVLGEGKADSTLSKPQSQDTSVSPLGSKIVPVGAGSGIGSPPGPPKETLESVLLALDAEKPKKLRFHPKQLYISAKQGELQKVLLMLVDGIDPNFKMESQNKRTPLHVAAEAGHQEVCHMLVQAGANLDMCDEDQRTPLMEACENNHLDTVRYLLRAGAIVSHKDVEGSTCLHLAAKTGHFGIVQHLLSTGLVDINCQDDGGWTAMIWATEYKHVDQVKLLLSKGADINIRDKEENICLHWAAFSGCVEIAEILLDAKCDLNAVNIHGDSPSHIASREGRVDCVNMFLSRGADISLKNKEGETPMECCSQNSKVWNALQASKKQKEANSKNGPIEKLLNRDIARGYEKVPIPCVNAVDSEPCPDNYKYVPDSCVTSPMNIDKNITHLQYCVCKDDCSSASCMCGQLSLRCWYDKESRLLPEFCNEEPPLIFECNHACSCWRNCKNRVVQNGLRIRLQLFRTQMMGWGVKTLQDIPQGTFVCEYVGEIISDAEADVRENDSYLFSLDSKVGDMYCVDARFYGNISRFINHHCEPNLFPCRVFTSHQDLRFPHIAFFASKNISAGDELGFDYGDHFWDVKGKLFSCQCGSSKCKHSATAVAQSQADSTPGDQQPSALPDTSSSTPSSPS, translated from the exons CCCTCCAGTTTGGCCAATGGGAATTCAGGCAAGAGGGAAACCATGAAGTCCGAGGGGACAAAAGAGTCTCGTAGTGATCAAGAAGAGG GAGGAGATGAAGATCACTCAAACGGGCAAGCAGACCCTCTCAGAGAGGCCACTGAGTTGAATGGGACCTATGAAAACACGGACACAAAGAGAACTGAACAGAACCTCTCTGCGCAAGGGTCACCAGCTCGATCCTCAACCATGGAGAACGGACTGTCAGAGACTGAGCCGCCCCATGGCTCTACAGTGGGCAGCAATGGATATATTCTAAACAAACAGCAGGAAGACACAGTATCGGCCCCACATAGGACTAACTGGTCCCCCGTAGGGGGTTCCACATTGGGGCATGGGACTAATAAAAGCTCGCCACCTTCAGCTTCTACATTGCGACCCCCAGATCAGGGTTCTTCAAACAGTGCTGCAAGCCCAACAGAGAGACGAGCGGAAACAGAGACTAAAAACGGCATAGTGTCCAATACACCCCCACCAACGATACACCGTGCACGCAAAACTATGTCAAGGCCGGCATCAAACCAGATACTAAAG CTTTTGAACAGGGAAAACAAGGAGCCAGTCGTGGTGAAAGATGACAGTCTGAGTAAACCAGAGGCAGTGCAGCCTCAGCCATCTCTAATCCAGAATCAGCTACCTCAAAGCCAAACTGACGTCACATCTGTACTGAACACCACACCAGCCAAGCCACAAACAG TTGAACCCAGACCTGTCTCTCCCTCAGTAGCAGCCGTGTCAaggaagaagaaaagaaagatggGAACATATAGTCTTGTGCCCAAGAAGAAAAATAAAGTCTTGAAACAACGCACAGTTCTGGAGATGTTTCAGCGCATGTCCCAGTCTCAAGCCAACCCTCAG CAGGCAAAGGAAGCCGTGCATGTGAATGGCGAGAGAATGGAGAACGAGTCTGATGAGGAAGAGTCAGAGGAAGGAGAAGACACGGAAGAGGATGAGGAGCTAGGCAGAGAGGATATAGCCAAAGCCTCTCAGGAGGGATCCAAGATAGCTTCAGGTTCTCAG CCTCTTGAAGAAGAACAGGAGTCCGAGGAGTCACCAGAGGGTGAAGGTGAAGAGGAAGGGAATGAATCAGACTTG AGTTCAGAGTCCAGTTTGAAAAAGAAATGGAAAAAGAAAGTCAAAGGGGACCACGCCTGGCTCCGACCATCAAGGAAACGCAAGAGGAAATTGAAAGCGAAAACCGAAGGACTTTCAG GAATGGAGTCCCAGTCTCAATCTGAGAGCCAGAGCTCCCCATCAGCCCCTTCTGACAATAGGAAAGAATATAAGGAAGTCCCACTAGACTCCCTCAACTTAGCAGCACAGGAAGCATTACTGACATCTCCGAGCACAG CTGTTTCAGGGTCAGTGGTGAGCACAGATGCTGACATGGTGCAGGAACTGCCTCTGTGCAGCTGTCGAATGGAGATGCCTAAGAGCCGAGAAATTCTCACGCTTGCGGACAGGAAGTGTATGGCAACCGAGAGCATTGACGGTCAG CTGAGCCGTTGTCAGAGTGCAGTGCTGAAGCACGAGATGATGAGGCCTTCAAACTCAGTCCAACTGCTGGTTCTGTGTGAAGACCATCGCACGGGCATGGTCAAACATCAGTGCTGCCCAGGCTGTGGCTTCTTTTGCAGAGCC GGCGTCTTCATGGAGTGTCAGCCAGAGGTGAACATCTCCCACCGGTTTCATCGAGCCTGTGCCTCGGTGCTCAACGGTCAGAGCTTTTGTCCACACTGTGGAGAGGAGGTCAGCAAGGCGAAAGAGGTCACCATTGCCAAGGCCGATACGACGTCTACTGTGCCTCTCACACATGGCCCTTGCACACCCAGCACCTCAGAGGGCAAAGCAGACACCACCACTGGAGG GTCCACCCGGCTCTCGGTTCTTGGAGAGGGCAAAGCAGACAGCACCTTATCTAAACCACAGTCACAGGACACATCTGTGTCCCCTTTGGGCTCCAAAATCGTACCTGTAGGAGCTGGGTCTGGAATCGGATCTCCACCAGGACCACCTAAAGAAACTCTGGAAAGTGTCCTGCTGGCTCTAGATGCAGAGAA ACCCAAGAAGCTTCGGTTTCACCCAAAACAGCTGTATATTTCTGCCAAACAAGGAGAGCTGCAGAAGGTCTTATTGATGTTGG TGGATGGAATAGACCCTAACTTCAAAATGGAAAGCCAAAACAAACGCACACCGCTCCATGTAGCAGCTGAAGCAGGTCATCAGGAAGTCTGCCATATGCTGGTGCAG GCTGGTGCAAACCTTGACATGTGTGATGAGGACCAGCGGACGCCCCTTATGGAGGCCTGTGAGAACAATCATCTTGACACAGTACGCTATCTTCTGAGGGCTGGAGCCATCGTCTCTCACAAG GATGTTGAAGGTTCAACATGTCTCCATCTTGCTGCTAAGACTGGGCACTTCGGCATTGTACAACATTTGCTGTCTACAGGGCTTGTAGATATTAACTGCCAG GATGATGGAGGTTGGACAGCCATGATTTGGGCCACGGAGTACAAACATGTAGACCAAGTAAAACTCTTGCTCTCCAAAGGGGCTGATATCAACATTCGAGACAAG GAGGAAAATATCTGTTTGCACTGGGCGGCATTCTCTGGCTGTGTGGAGATAGCTGAGATCCTGCTTGATGCCAAGTGTGATCTCAACGCTGTCAACATCCATGGAGACTCACCCTCGCACATAGCATCACGGGAGGGCCGGGTCGACTGTGTGAA catgtttctgTCACGGGGGGCTGACATAAGCCTTAAAAACAAAGAAGGAGAGACGCCTATGGAGTGCTGCAGCCAGAACTCGAAAGTTTGGAATGCCCTTCAAGCTAGCAAAAAGCAGAAAGAAGCTAACAGCAAGAATGGCCCTATAGAGAAGCTTCTCAACAG GGACATCGCCAGAGGCTACGAGAAAGTCCCCATCCCGTGTGTGAATGCAGTGGATAGCGAACCCTGTCCTGACAACTACAAATATGTCCCTGATAGCTGTGTGACATCCCCGATGAACATTGACAAAAACATCACCCACTTGCAG TACTGCGTCTGTAAGGACGATTGCTCCTCAGCTAGTTGCATGTGTGGCCAACTCAGCTTGCGCTGCTGGTATGATAAA GAGAGCCGTCTGCTGCCTGAGTTCTGCAATGAGGAGCCACCTCTTATATTTGAGTGCAACCATGCCTGCTCATGCTGGAGAAACTGCAAAAACCGTGTGGTACAGAACGGCCTGAG GATAAGACTGCAGTTGTTCAGGACACAGATGATGGGATGGGGTGTCAAGACATTACAGGATATCCCACAAGGAACGTTTGTGTGCGA ATACGTGGGAGAAATCATCTCTGACGCCGAAGCAGATGTCAGAGAAAATGACTCCTATCTTTTCAGTCTGGACAGCAAG GTGGGTGATATGTACTGTGTTGATGCGCGTTTCTACGGCAACATCAGCCGTTTCATAAACCATCACTGCGAGCCGAATCTGTTCCCGTGTCGAGTGTTCACCTCTCACCAGGACCTCAGATTTCCTCACATCGCGTTCTTCGCCTCCAAGAACATCAGTGCCGGAGACGAACTCGG GTTTGATTACGGCGATCACTTTTGGGACGTTAAAGGGAAGCTGTTCAGCTGCCAGTGTGGCTCATCCAAATGCAAGCACTCAGCCACCGCCGTCGCCCAGAGTCAGGCAGACAGCACGCCGGGAGACCAGCAGCCCAGCGCCCTGCCCGATACCAGCTCGTCCACCCCATCCAGCCCCAGCTAA
- the ehmt1b gene encoding histone-lysine N-methyltransferase EHMT1 isoform X7 encodes MKSEGTKESRSDQEEGGDEDHSNGQADPLREATELNGTYENTDTKRTEQNLSAQGSPARSSTMENGLSETEPPHGSTVGSNGYILNKQQEDTVSAPHRTNWSPVGGSTLGHGTNKSSPPSASTLRPPDQGSSNSAASPTERRAETETKNGIVSNTPPPTIHRARKTMSRPASNQILKLLNRENKEPVVVKDDSLSKPEAVQPQPSLIQNQLPQSQTDVTSVLNTTPAKPQTVEPRPVSPSVAAVSRKKKRKMGTYSLVPKKKNKVLKQRTVLEMFQRMSQSQANPQQAKEAVHVNGERMENESDEEESEEGEDTEEDEELGREDIAKASQEGSKIASGSQPLEEEQESEESPEGEGEEEGNESDLSSESSLKKKWKKKVKGDHAWLRPSRKRKRKLKAKTEGLSGMESQSQSESQSSPSAPSDNRKEYKEVPLDSLNLAAQEALLTSPSTAVSGSVVSTDADMVQELPLCSCRMEMPKSREILTLADRKCMATESIDGQLSRCQSAVLKHEMMRPSNSVQLLVLCEDHRTGMVKHQCCPGCGFFCRAGVFMECQPEVNISHRFHRACASVLNGQSFCPHCGEEVSKAKEVTIAKADTTSTVPLTHGPCTPSTSEGKADTTTGGSTRLSVLGEGKADSTLSKPQSQDTSVSPLGSKIVPVGAGSGIGSPPGPPKETLESVLLALDAEKPKKLRFHPKQLYISAKQGELQKVLLMLVDGIDPNFKMESQNKRTPLHVAAEAGHQEVCHMLVQAGANLDMCDEDQRTPLMEACENNHLDTVRYLLRAGAIVSHKDVEGSTCLHLAAKTGHFGIVQHLLSTGLVDINCQDDGGWTAMIWATEYKHVDQVKLLLSKGADINIRDKEENICLHWAAFSGCVEIAEILLDAKCDLNAVNIHGDSPSHIASREGRVDCVNMFLSRGADISLKNKEGETPMECCSQNSKVWNALQASKKQKEANSKNGPIEKLLNRDIARGYEKVPIPCVNAVDSEPCPDNYKYVPDSCVTSPMNIDKNITHLQYCVCKDDCSSASCMCGQLSLRCWYDKESRLLPEFCNEEPPLIFECNHACSCWRNCKNRVVQNGLRIRLQLFRTQMMGWGVKTLQDIPQGTFVCEYVGEIISDAEADVRENDSYLFSLDSKVGDMYCVDARFYGNISRFINHHCEPNLFPCRVFTSHQDLRFPHIAFFASKNISAGDELGFDYGDHFWDVKGKLFSCQCGSSKCKHSATAVAQSQADSTPGDQQPSALPDTSSSTPSSPS; translated from the exons ATGAAGTCCGAGGGGACAAAAGAGTCTCGTAGTGATCAAGAAGAGG GAGGAGATGAAGATCACTCAAACGGGCAAGCAGACCCTCTCAGAGAGGCCACTGAGTTGAATGGGACCTATGAAAACACGGACACAAAGAGAACTGAACAGAACCTCTCTGCGCAAGGGTCACCAGCTCGATCCTCAACCATGGAGAACGGACTGTCAGAGACTGAGCCGCCCCATGGCTCTACAGTGGGCAGCAATGGATATATTCTAAACAAACAGCAGGAAGACACAGTATCGGCCCCACATAGGACTAACTGGTCCCCCGTAGGGGGTTCCACATTGGGGCATGGGACTAATAAAAGCTCGCCACCTTCAGCTTCTACATTGCGACCCCCAGATCAGGGTTCTTCAAACAGTGCTGCAAGCCCAACAGAGAGACGAGCGGAAACAGAGACTAAAAACGGCATAGTGTCCAATACACCCCCACCAACGATACACCGTGCACGCAAAACTATGTCAAGGCCGGCATCAAACCAGATACTAAAG CTTTTGAACAGGGAAAACAAGGAGCCAGTCGTGGTGAAAGATGACAGTCTGAGTAAACCAGAGGCAGTGCAGCCTCAGCCATCTCTAATCCAGAATCAGCTACCTCAAAGCCAAACTGACGTCACATCTGTACTGAACACCACACCAGCCAAGCCACAAACAG TTGAACCCAGACCTGTCTCTCCCTCAGTAGCAGCCGTGTCAaggaagaagaaaagaaagatggGAACATATAGTCTTGTGCCCAAGAAGAAAAATAAAGTCTTGAAACAACGCACAGTTCTGGAGATGTTTCAGCGCATGTCCCAGTCTCAAGCCAACCCTCAG CAGGCAAAGGAAGCCGTGCATGTGAATGGCGAGAGAATGGAGAACGAGTCTGATGAGGAAGAGTCAGAGGAAGGAGAAGACACGGAAGAGGATGAGGAGCTAGGCAGAGAGGATATAGCCAAAGCCTCTCAGGAGGGATCCAAGATAGCTTCAGGTTCTCAG CCTCTTGAAGAAGAACAGGAGTCCGAGGAGTCACCAGAGGGTGAAGGTGAAGAGGAAGGGAATGAATCAGACTTG AGTTCAGAGTCCAGTTTGAAAAAGAAATGGAAAAAGAAAGTCAAAGGGGACCACGCCTGGCTCCGACCATCAAGGAAACGCAAGAGGAAATTGAAAGCGAAAACCGAAGGACTTTCAG GAATGGAGTCCCAGTCTCAATCTGAGAGCCAGAGCTCCCCATCAGCCCCTTCTGACAATAGGAAAGAATATAAGGAAGTCCCACTAGACTCCCTCAACTTAGCAGCACAGGAAGCATTACTGACATCTCCGAGCACAG CTGTTTCAGGGTCAGTGGTGAGCACAGATGCTGACATGGTGCAGGAACTGCCTCTGTGCAGCTGTCGAATGGAGATGCCTAAGAGCCGAGAAATTCTCACGCTTGCGGACAGGAAGTGTATGGCAACCGAGAGCATTGACGGTCAG CTGAGCCGTTGTCAGAGTGCAGTGCTGAAGCACGAGATGATGAGGCCTTCAAACTCAGTCCAACTGCTGGTTCTGTGTGAAGACCATCGCACGGGCATGGTCAAACATCAGTGCTGCCCAGGCTGTGGCTTCTTTTGCAGAGCC GGCGTCTTCATGGAGTGTCAGCCAGAGGTGAACATCTCCCACCGGTTTCATCGAGCCTGTGCCTCGGTGCTCAACGGTCAGAGCTTTTGTCCACACTGTGGAGAGGAGGTCAGCAAGGCGAAAGAGGTCACCATTGCCAAGGCCGATACGACGTCTACTGTGCCTCTCACACATGGCCCTTGCACACCCAGCACCTCAGAGGGCAAAGCAGACACCACCACTGGAGG GTCCACCCGGCTCTCGGTTCTTGGAGAGGGCAAAGCAGACAGCACCTTATCTAAACCACAGTCACAGGACACATCTGTGTCCCCTTTGGGCTCCAAAATCGTACCTGTAGGAGCTGGGTCTGGAATCGGATCTCCACCAGGACCACCTAAAGAAACTCTGGAAAGTGTCCTGCTGGCTCTAGATGCAGAGAA ACCCAAGAAGCTTCGGTTTCACCCAAAACAGCTGTATATTTCTGCCAAACAAGGAGAGCTGCAGAAGGTCTTATTGATGTTGG TGGATGGAATAGACCCTAACTTCAAAATGGAAAGCCAAAACAAACGCACACCGCTCCATGTAGCAGCTGAAGCAGGTCATCAGGAAGTCTGCCATATGCTGGTGCAG GCTGGTGCAAACCTTGACATGTGTGATGAGGACCAGCGGACGCCCCTTATGGAGGCCTGTGAGAACAATCATCTTGACACAGTACGCTATCTTCTGAGGGCTGGAGCCATCGTCTCTCACAAG GATGTTGAAGGTTCAACATGTCTCCATCTTGCTGCTAAGACTGGGCACTTCGGCATTGTACAACATTTGCTGTCTACAGGGCTTGTAGATATTAACTGCCAG GATGATGGAGGTTGGACAGCCATGATTTGGGCCACGGAGTACAAACATGTAGACCAAGTAAAACTCTTGCTCTCCAAAGGGGCTGATATCAACATTCGAGACAAG GAGGAAAATATCTGTTTGCACTGGGCGGCATTCTCTGGCTGTGTGGAGATAGCTGAGATCCTGCTTGATGCCAAGTGTGATCTCAACGCTGTCAACATCCATGGAGACTCACCCTCGCACATAGCATCACGGGAGGGCCGGGTCGACTGTGTGAA catgtttctgTCACGGGGGGCTGACATAAGCCTTAAAAACAAAGAAGGAGAGACGCCTATGGAGTGCTGCAGCCAGAACTCGAAAGTTTGGAATGCCCTTCAAGCTAGCAAAAAGCAGAAAGAAGCTAACAGCAAGAATGGCCCTATAGAGAAGCTTCTCAACAG GGACATCGCCAGAGGCTACGAGAAAGTCCCCATCCCGTGTGTGAATGCAGTGGATAGCGAACCCTGTCCTGACAACTACAAATATGTCCCTGATAGCTGTGTGACATCCCCGATGAACATTGACAAAAACATCACCCACTTGCAG TACTGCGTCTGTAAGGACGATTGCTCCTCAGCTAGTTGCATGTGTGGCCAACTCAGCTTGCGCTGCTGGTATGATAAA GAGAGCCGTCTGCTGCCTGAGTTCTGCAATGAGGAGCCACCTCTTATATTTGAGTGCAACCATGCCTGCTCATGCTGGAGAAACTGCAAAAACCGTGTGGTACAGAACGGCCTGAG GATAAGACTGCAGTTGTTCAGGACACAGATGATGGGATGGGGTGTCAAGACATTACAGGATATCCCACAAGGAACGTTTGTGTGCGA ATACGTGGGAGAAATCATCTCTGACGCCGAAGCAGATGTCAGAGAAAATGACTCCTATCTTTTCAGTCTGGACAGCAAG GTGGGTGATATGTACTGTGTTGATGCGCGTTTCTACGGCAACATCAGCCGTTTCATAAACCATCACTGCGAGCCGAATCTGTTCCCGTGTCGAGTGTTCACCTCTCACCAGGACCTCAGATTTCCTCACATCGCGTTCTTCGCCTCCAAGAACATCAGTGCCGGAGACGAACTCGG GTTTGATTACGGCGATCACTTTTGGGACGTTAAAGGGAAGCTGTTCAGCTGCCAGTGTGGCTCATCCAAATGCAAGCACTCAGCCACCGCCGTCGCCCAGAGTCAGGCAGACAGCACGCCGGGAGACCAGCAGCCCAGCGCCCTGCCCGATACCAGCTCGTCCACCCCATCCAGCCCCAGCTAA